The Prosthecobacter algae genome has a segment encoding these proteins:
- a CDS encoding heavy metal translocating P-type ATPase — MSSSVVCQHCGTPVPASRKDGFCCAGCVYVHNLLHQQGLDHFYDLKGGLSLPPVSPQALRERDYEWLADLARLEAATLPTSPGEVRTAPVELRLAIQGMSCVGCVWLIERIFVRHAGGLRVNVDLLQGEIRLIYAPAMFDAVAFARDLQAFGYLLGPPHDGEETRQVTGLERRVGLCGAFAMNAMAFSLPAYFGMPAQFAFASWFDMIAAVSATLAMFVGGSYFMEKAWHSLRIGALHIDTPIALGILAAYLGSLGGWIAGVPGLKYFDFVAIFIFLMLTGRWAQQAAVERNRRKLMRDTSIPDRVTLLDETRSRPLSALQPGMRFSIKAGQSVPVACKLLNPQATVSLEWINGESESMQRTSGQLLPSGALNIGTRSLEAEALESWKDSTLRKLLEARKPGEFRDLRLERLLRVYLAVVVLLGIGSAGWWLWQGAGMATALQIMISIFVVSCPCALGVAVPLAEDLAASRAERLGVFVRSLALWKRLMRVRCVVFDKTGTLTLENPVLENPEALASLDAKSLAMLRTLVTGNLHPVSRSLFDAVGPGQAMPGHEVLEEIGQGLSVTDAEGHSWTLGRGQGGDACFHRDGVMMAAFHFRDALRAESVEEVRRLQQRGLGVHILSGDRAAKVAHIAARLNLPPESWQAEMRPEDKAAWLIANQKDDTLYVGDGANDSLAFDAALCAGSPVTGRSFLEQKADFFFLGHSLGFVSGLLETARIHRRATRRVFAFSLTYNLVTVAAGMMGHLSPLAAAILMPLSSVATLSLVAWTFRRPRTAAEERLPEQAGLAPIPA; from the coding sequence ATGTCATCTTCTGTTGTTTGCCAGCACTGTGGCACGCCGGTGCCGGCCAGCCGTAAGGATGGGTTCTGCTGTGCGGGCTGTGTCTATGTTCACAATCTGCTGCACCAGCAGGGGCTGGATCATTTTTATGACCTGAAAGGGGGCCTGTCCCTGCCGCCGGTCTCTCCCCAGGCCCTGCGGGAGCGGGATTATGAATGGCTGGCTGATTTGGCCCGCCTGGAGGCCGCGACATTGCCCACGTCTCCCGGAGAAGTGCGGACGGCACCGGTGGAGCTGCGGCTGGCCATCCAGGGCATGTCCTGCGTGGGCTGTGTCTGGTTGATCGAGCGGATTTTTGTCCGCCATGCGGGCGGGCTGCGGGTCAATGTGGATTTATTGCAGGGGGAGATCCGGCTGATCTATGCCCCGGCCATGTTTGATGCCGTGGCCTTTGCTCGTGACTTGCAGGCTTTTGGATATCTGCTTGGGCCTCCCCATGACGGGGAGGAAACTCGCCAGGTGACAGGCCTAGAGCGGCGGGTGGGCCTCTGTGGCGCCTTTGCCATGAATGCCATGGCCTTTTCGCTGCCTGCCTACTTCGGCATGCCTGCCCAGTTTGCCTTTGCCTCGTGGTTTGACATGATCGCGGCAGTCTCCGCCACTCTGGCGATGTTCGTCGGTGGCAGCTACTTCATGGAGAAAGCCTGGCACAGCCTGCGCATCGGGGCACTGCACATTGATACCCCTATCGCCCTGGGCATCCTCGCTGCCTATCTGGGTTCTTTGGGCGGCTGGATCGCGGGCGTGCCGGGACTGAAGTATTTTGATTTTGTCGCCATCTTCATCTTTTTGATGCTGACAGGTCGCTGGGCCCAGCAGGCGGCGGTGGAACGAAATCGCCGCAAGCTGATGCGCGACACCTCCATTCCCGATCGCGTGACCCTTCTAGATGAGACACGGTCGCGGCCCCTTTCGGCGCTGCAGCCAGGGATGCGTTTTTCCATCAAGGCGGGGCAGTCTGTGCCTGTCGCCTGCAAGCTGCTGAATCCTCAGGCCACGGTGAGTCTAGAGTGGATCAATGGAGAGAGCGAATCCATGCAGCGCACGTCAGGCCAACTCCTGCCATCCGGGGCGCTGAACATAGGTACCCGGAGTCTGGAGGCGGAGGCCTTGGAAAGTTGGAAAGACAGCACCTTGCGGAAATTGCTGGAAGCAAGAAAGCCGGGAGAATTTAGAGACCTGAGGCTGGAGCGGCTTCTGCGTGTGTATCTGGCCGTGGTCGTCCTCCTGGGTATTGGCAGTGCTGGTTGGTGGCTGTGGCAGGGGGCAGGCATGGCCACGGCTTTGCAGATCATGATCTCCATCTTTGTCGTCTCCTGCCCCTGTGCGCTGGGGGTGGCGGTGCCGTTGGCGGAGGATCTGGCCGCCTCACGGGCGGAAAGGCTGGGTGTTTTTGTTCGTTCGCTGGCCTTGTGGAAAAGGCTCATGCGGGTGAGATGCGTCGTCTTTGACAAGACGGGCACGCTTACCCTGGAGAACCCCGTTTTGGAAAATCCGGAGGCGCTCGCTTCTTTAGATGCGAAATCGTTGGCCATGCTGCGCACCTTGGTGACCGGGAATTTGCATCCCGTCAGCCGCAGTCTCTTTGATGCTGTGGGGCCTGGGCAGGCCATGCCAGGCCATGAGGTTCTGGAGGAGATCGGCCAGGGGCTGAGCGTGACCGATGCCGAAGGCCATTCATGGACCCTGGGCCGTGGCCAGGGCGGGGACGCCTGTTTCCATCGGGATGGGGTGATGATGGCGGCTTTCCACTTTCGGGACGCACTGCGGGCTGAATCTGTGGAGGAGGTGCGCAGGCTCCAGCAAAGAGGATTGGGAGTACACATACTCAGCGGTGACAGGGCGGCCAAGGTGGCCCACATTGCCGCGCGGCTGAACCTGCCCCCGGAAAGCTGGCAGGCAGAGATGCGGCCTGAGGACAAAGCTGCCTGGCTGATCGCTAACCAAAAGGATGACACACTCTATGTCGGGGATGGTGCCAATGACAGCCTGGCCTTTGATGCTGCGCTGTGCGCTGGCAGCCCGGTGACGGGGCGCAGTTTTCTGGAGCAGAAGGCCGACTTTTTTTTCCTCGGGCACAGCCTGGGCTTTGTCAGTGGGCTGCTGGAAACGGCGCGAATCCATCGTCGCGCCACCCGGCGTGTCTTTGCCTTTTCGTTGACTTACAATCTTGTCACGGTGGCTGCCGGGATGATGGGGCACCTCAGCCCGCTGGCGGCCGCCATCCTCATGCCGCTGAGTTCTGTGGCCACCCTCAGCTTGGTCGCCTGGACTTTCCGCCGGCCTCGAACAGCAGCGGAAGAGAGGCTGCCGGAGCAGGCCGGGCTGGCCCCCATCCCCGCATGA
- a CDS encoding DUF1501 domain-containing protein, producing the protein MDPLLDYHLTQTRRQFFGQVGLRAGSIALASMLGRDFASAAPAEGMIHPPMPGLPHFAPKAKRLIYLHMNGAPSQLDLWDYKPGLKDYFDKDLPESVRNGQRITTMTSGQSRLAVAPSMFKFQQHGKSGTWVSELLPHTAKIVDEMALVKTVNTTAINHDPACTFVMTGNEVPGKASIGSWLAYGLGSESNDLPAFVVFTPSFPPESAAQALFTRMWSSGFLPTKYTGVALRGQGDPVLFVKNPPGVNPGDRRTMLNALNQLNEINHARVGDPEIQTRIAQYEMAFRMQSSVPELTDLSKESKATLEMYGEDVNRAGSFTHSAIMARRLIERGTRVVQILHRGWDQHNGLPKHLRNQVKDTDQACAALVMDLKQRGLLNDTLVVWGGEFGRTVYSQGALTQDNYGRDHHPRNFCMWMAGGGVKAGSVWGETDDFSYNIVKDPVHINDLNATILHLMGIDHSRFSFKFQGLDQRLTGVEEHHVVKGILA; encoded by the coding sequence ATGGATCCGCTCCTCGACTATCACCTTACGCAGACACGCCGCCAGTTTTTCGGCCAGGTGGGGCTGCGTGCCGGTAGCATTGCGCTGGCTTCCATGCTGGGGCGGGATTTTGCCTCGGCGGCCCCTGCGGAGGGGATGATCCACCCGCCCATGCCGGGCCTGCCGCACTTTGCGCCCAAGGCGAAGCGGCTGATCTACCTGCACATGAATGGGGCACCCTCGCAGTTGGACCTGTGGGATTACAAACCGGGATTGAAGGATTATTTCGACAAAGATCTACCCGAGAGCGTGCGCAATGGCCAGCGCATCACCACCATGACCAGTGGCCAGTCCCGGCTGGCCGTGGCCCCCTCCATGTTCAAATTTCAGCAGCATGGTAAGAGCGGCACTTGGGTGAGTGAACTGCTGCCGCACACGGCAAAGATCGTGGATGAAATGGCGCTGGTGAAGACGGTGAATACGACGGCCATCAACCATGATCCGGCCTGTACTTTTGTCATGACGGGCAATGAGGTGCCGGGCAAGGCGAGCATCGGCTCCTGGCTGGCGTATGGTCTGGGCAGCGAGAGCAATGACCTGCCGGCCTTTGTCGTTTTCACACCGAGCTTCCCACCAGAAAGCGCGGCTCAGGCGCTGTTCACTCGCATGTGGAGCAGTGGCTTTTTGCCCACCAAATATACAGGGGTGGCATTGCGCGGGCAGGGGGATCCTGTGCTGTTTGTGAAGAATCCACCGGGGGTGAATCCAGGGGATCGCCGCACGATGCTGAATGCGCTGAATCAGCTCAATGAGATCAATCACGCCCGCGTGGGCGATCCCGAGATTCAGACCCGCATCGCCCAATACGAGATGGCTTTCCGCATGCAGTCCAGCGTGCCAGAGCTGACGGATCTGAGCAAGGAGAGCAAGGCGACCCTTGAGATGTATGGGGAAGATGTGAACCGCGCAGGCAGCTTCACCCACAGCGCCATCATGGCCCGGCGTCTGATTGAGCGGGGCACCCGCGTGGTGCAGATCCTGCATCGGGGCTGGGACCAGCACAATGGCCTGCCCAAACATCTGCGCAACCAGGTCAAAGATACCGATCAGGCCTGTGCCGCCTTGGTGATGGACCTGAAACAGCGTGGGCTGCTCAATGACACACTTGTGGTTTGGGGGGGCGAGTTCGGCCGCACGGTTTACTCCCAGGGTGCCCTCACCCAGGATAACTATGGTCGCGACCACCATCCTCGTAACTTCTGCATGTGGATGGCGGGCGGCGGGGTGAAGGCTGGGTCTGTGTGGGGAGAGACCGATGACTTCAGCTACAACATCGTCAAAGATCCAGTCCACATCAATGACCTGAACGCGACCATTCTGCATCTCATGGGCATTGACCACAGCCGGTTTAGCTTCAAATTCCAAGGTCTGGACCAAAGGCTGACCGGGGTGGAGGAACATCACGTGGTCAAAGGGATCCTGGCGTGA
- a CDS encoding ABC transporter substrate-binding protein, producing the protein MSQRPFLSFGTIAIMVLVAVLWGAALQVPVPPQEEPLRVAVGMWAGAEPWVLAREAGELDSRQVNLVEMNWTSAAMRAVGNRVVDAAVLSLDEVIRQIHQGYPLRIVMVTDISRGADLLMTKGNISNIAALKGCRIGYEPRTSGAWLLSKALQNANLKLSDVQQVPLNPAEVEEIFQELALDGVVLAEPWRQRLSSLNLNKVYDSSLSGASIVRVLAVHPDALVEHREALISLMQAHFRWMPRLFQGGEKLNPVLRREGVSGEVFQQILKNVESVDRAQNRRLLGREEPWLGELFVELQKGLVEDSQAALRLQPSEVFDPSLLEELP; encoded by the coding sequence ATGAGCCAACGTCCTTTCCTATCCTTTGGCACCATTGCCATCATGGTCTTGGTCGCGGTTCTTTGGGGGGCCGCCCTACAGGTGCCAGTTCCACCGCAGGAGGAGCCCTTGCGGGTCGCCGTTGGCATGTGGGCCGGCGCCGAGCCGTGGGTGCTGGCGAGGGAGGCCGGGGAACTCGATTCCCGCCAAGTCAATTTGGTGGAGATGAACTGGACCTCGGCTGCCATGCGCGCGGTGGGGAACCGGGTGGTGGATGCCGCCGTGCTTTCTTTGGATGAGGTCATCCGCCAGATTCATCAGGGTTACCCGCTGCGGATTGTGATGGTGACGGACATTTCACGGGGCGCGGATCTGCTGATGACCAAGGGAAACATCAGCAACATCGCCGCGCTGAAAGGCTGCCGTATTGGTTATGAGCCTCGGACCTCCGGTGCCTGGCTACTGAGCAAAGCCCTGCAAAATGCCAATCTCAAATTGTCCGATGTTCAGCAGGTGCCGCTGAATCCTGCGGAGGTAGAGGAAATTTTCCAGGAACTCGCGCTGGATGGGGTAGTACTGGCGGAACCCTGGCGCCAGAGGCTGAGCAGCCTGAATCTAAACAAAGTCTATGATTCCTCCCTCTCCGGGGCCTCCATTGTGCGGGTGCTAGCCGTCCACCCTGATGCCCTGGTGGAACATCGGGAGGCCTTGATCTCACTCATGCAGGCGCACTTTCGGTGGATGCCCCGGCTTTTTCAGGGTGGCGAAAAGCTGAATCCGGTGCTTCGGCGTGAAGGCGTGTCTGGCGAAGTGTTTCAGCAGATTTTGAAAAACGTCGAAAGTGTGGACCGGGCCCAGAACCGTCGTTTGTTAGGCCGTGAGGAGCCCTGGTTGGGCGAGCTTTTTGTGGAGTTGCAAAAGGGACTGGTGGAGGACTCCCAAGCGGCTCTCCGTCTGCAACCAAGCGAGGTTTTTGACCCCAGCCTGTTGGAGGAACTGCCATGA
- a CDS encoding PAS domain-containing sensor histidine kinase codes for MKHLLRSLQFKISVSLFVVGGILIGISALRLNERSKQSRRIAMKSLAFAEGSRLSGMSQHLLRRKVSRAADLELSYSSTNKDLRLGLIVDGENIVRHATMQQMRGLTLAETPLAGVGPLLELVRESMEGRVLESVPDKRLVAIFPFWEGLAQAKGSVILEYDLEMPLASASALALHALLAQSMALMGGCLALWLLLKKVVTERVETLVSQVQGMSLETEPMPAIQGRDELAQVSQAVRLTHDRLRHSEQRLHQIAATMRDVFWLAPDDSRSFAFVNDAYATVFSRRAARLVTRRWDWLHAIVREDRRRCLEMLRSLRRGGPRLEIEVRVASPEGQLRWVRCRGFAVPGSDGQECSVAGIAMDVSERKTLERRLLDTAENERRRIGMDLHDDLCQRLAAALMKTGVLQSALARSGGSSQEPLAAELANDLSEATGIARGFARGLAPVGIEALGITAALSDLGEFITRGFKIPCRVECSATDTALTGESSTHIFRVAQELATNAAKHGNPSWIEISFEMTPQEARLLVTHDGRPYRPVSAAIEGMGMHLVRQRLDALGASLSFHPPAQGDDAVNSVECLIPLSANPETATVEIA; via the coding sequence ATGAAGCACCTGCTGCGCTCCCTCCAGTTCAAAATTTCCGTGTCCCTGTTTGTGGTGGGGGGCATCCTCATTGGTATCAGTGCCCTGCGGTTGAATGAGCGCTCCAAGCAGAGCCGGCGTATTGCGATGAAAAGCCTGGCCTTTGCCGAGGGATCCCGCCTCTCAGGCATGTCTCAGCACTTGCTGCGTCGGAAGGTCTCCCGTGCGGCAGATTTGGAACTCAGCTACAGCTCCACTAACAAAGATCTGCGCTTGGGCTTGATCGTGGACGGAGAAAACATTGTGCGCCATGCCACCATGCAGCAGATGCGTGGGCTGACATTGGCTGAAACCCCGCTGGCAGGTGTGGGGCCGCTGTTGGAGTTGGTCCGCGAATCCATGGAAGGCCGGGTCTTGGAAAGCGTTCCGGACAAGCGCTTGGTGGCCATTTTCCCCTTTTGGGAAGGTTTGGCACAAGCCAAAGGAAGCGTCATCCTGGAGTATGATTTGGAAATGCCCCTCGCCTCGGCCTCGGCCTTGGCGCTGCATGCTTTGCTGGCTCAGTCCATGGCCTTGATGGGGGGGTGTCTGGCGCTCTGGCTGCTGTTAAAAAAAGTGGTGACGGAGCGGGTGGAGACTCTCGTCAGCCAGGTGCAGGGAATGTCGCTGGAGACGGAGCCCATGCCCGCCATCCAGGGGCGGGATGAACTGGCCCAGGTCTCCCAGGCTGTCAGGCTGACTCATGACCGCCTGCGCCATTCGGAACAGCGGCTGCACCAGATCGCCGCGACCATGCGCGATGTTTTCTGGCTGGCCCCGGATGACAGCCGCAGCTTTGCCTTCGTGAATGATGCCTACGCCACCGTCTTTTCACGTCGGGCCGCCCGTTTGGTGACTCGCCGTTGGGATTGGCTGCATGCCATTGTGCGGGAGGACCGCCGCCGTTGCCTGGAAATGCTGCGGTCTCTTCGTCGAGGGGGGCCCCGGCTGGAGATCGAGGTACGGGTGGCTTCGCCGGAGGGGCAGCTTCGCTGGGTGCGCTGCCGGGGCTTTGCCGTGCCCGGCTCAGATGGCCAAGAGTGTTCCGTGGCAGGCATCGCCATGGATGTGAGCGAGCGCAAGACGCTGGAGCGCCGGCTTTTGGACACCGCAGAAAATGAGCGCCGCCGCATCGGCATGGACCTGCATGACGATCTCTGCCAGCGCCTAGCCGCCGCGCTGATGAAGACGGGTGTGCTGCAGTCGGCCCTGGCGCGCTCCGGCGGCAGCAGTCAGGAGCCGCTGGCGGCGGAACTGGCCAATGACCTCTCGGAGGCGACTGGCATTGCCCGTGGCTTTGCCCGCGGACTGGCACCGGTGGGCATTGAGGCCCTCGGCATCACCGCGGCTCTTTCTGACCTTGGTGAATTTATCACCCGTGGTTTTAAAATACCCTGCCGGGTGGAATGTTCGGCTACAGACACAGCTCTCACTGGGGAATCCTCCACGCATATTTTCCGCGTGGCCCAGGAGCTGGCGACCAACGCAGCCAAGCATGGCAACCCTTCGTGGATTGAGATCAGCTTTGAAATGACGCCCCAGGAGGCACGATTGCTCGTCACCCATGATGGCCGCCCCTACCGCCCGGTTTCGGCGGCCATCGAGGGGATGGGCATGCACCTGGTGCGACAGCGCCTGGATGCCCTGGGGGCCTCCCTCAGTTTCCACCCGCCAGCCCAAGGAGACGACGCGGTCAACTCCGTCGAGTGTCTCATTCCTCTTTCAGCAAACCCAGAAACCGCCACCGTCGAAATCGCATGA
- a CDS encoding universal stress protein translates to MKPYSKIIAAIDFTPSCRNALREAVRLASLNQASVTAVHVMDEFLVHELKRALSTDQATIRADWTARMKKFVDEADLGSAQVEMEVRIGHPFAELSESCRVHAADLLVMGAKGSRNDPGRVGVIAAKCVRKAPLDVLLVREDAQGPFKHYVTCVDFSQNATDAVRIALALASQDGATLDCLHVYQSALAMSMDYGGMVAPMPLGTDSQAVESWQRELTEYVAEQARDFPEVKTRALVLERVNIREAILDHVKETHADMVVLGTRGKTGLRELLIGTTAEKIVANAPCSILAVKPEGFANE, encoded by the coding sequence ATGAAACCTTATTCCAAAATCATCGCGGCGATTGATTTCACGCCTTCCTGCCGCAATGCCCTCCGCGAGGCTGTGCGCTTGGCTTCCCTGAACCAGGCCTCCGTCACGGCGGTGCATGTGATGGACGAATTCCTGGTGCATGAACTGAAGCGGGCCCTTTCCACCGATCAGGCCACCATCCGGGCGGACTGGACGGCCCGGATGAAAAAGTTTGTCGATGAGGCCGATCTCGGCAGTGCCCAGGTGGAGATGGAAGTCCGGATCGGCCACCCTTTTGCGGAACTGTCGGAATCCTGTCGCGTCCATGCGGCCGATCTCCTGGTCATGGGGGCCAAAGGCTCGCGCAACGATCCGGGCCGTGTCGGCGTGATCGCTGCCAAATGCGTGCGCAAAGCCCCGCTGGATGTGTTGCTGGTGCGCGAGGATGCCCAGGGGCCTTTCAAGCACTACGTCACCTGCGTGGACTTTTCCCAAAATGCCACCGATGCTGTGCGCATCGCCCTGGCCTTGGCCAGTCAGGATGGGGCCACGCTGGATTGCCTGCACGTTTATCAGTCTGCCCTAGCTATGTCTATGGATTATGGTGGCATGGTGGCCCCCATGCCATTGGGCACCGACTCGCAGGCTGTGGAAAGCTGGCAGCGGGAGCTGACCGAGTATGTGGCGGAGCAGGCTCGCGATTTCCCCGAAGTCAAAACCCGCGCCCTAGTGCTGGAGCGTGTCAACATTCGCGAGGCCATTTTGGACCATGTTAAAGAAACCCATGCCGACATGGTCGTGCTGGGCACACGGGGGAAGACGGGCCTGCGTGAACTGCTCATCGGCACCACGGCTGAAAAGATCGTGGCCAATGCCCCATGCTCCATCCTGGCCGTGAAGCCTGAGGGATTTGCCAACGAATAA
- a CDS encoding GNAT family N-acetyltransferase, protein MMIRRYQPGDESAIWDVYFRATHESNSRDYHADLLNRWAPAHQDMREWRQRCIQKNPFVAIIEDRIVGMAELEEDGFVDCFYVSPDFQGQGVGSKMLARIESEAVEMNLSELTADVSLTAKEFFESRGFIVTEARSNVIIGHLAPNFAMSKRL, encoded by the coding sequence ATGATGATTCGACGATACCAACCCGGTGATGAGAGCGCCATCTGGGACGTTTATTTCCGGGCGACCCACGAATCCAATTCGCGCGATTATCATGCCGATCTGCTCAACCGATGGGCTCCGGCACATCAGGACATGAGGGAGTGGCGCCAGCGTTGCATTCAGAAGAATCCTTTCGTGGCGATCATCGAAGATCGAATTGTGGGAATGGCAGAACTCGAAGAGGATGGCTTCGTGGACTGTTTTTACGTGAGTCCTGATTTCCAAGGACAAGGAGTTGGCTCCAAGATGCTCGCGAGAATTGAATCCGAGGCGGTCGAGATGAACCTCTCCGAACTGACGGCTGATGTCAGCCTGACGGCGAAGGAATTCTTCGAGTCACGGGGGTTCATCGTCACAGAAGCTCGATCAAATGTGATTATAGGCCATCTCGCTCCTAATTTCGCGATGTCCAAGCGCCTCTGA
- a CDS encoding family 16 glycoside hydrolase: MFLRRHSILALAALPLLALAASPQPEEQGFVPMFNADDLKGWVNANCAPETWSIKDGVIACTGLPTGALRTEKQYENFILEAEWRHLSEAGNSGIFVWGTPISAPGVPFLRGIEVQVLDHGYMKKADPKKPKWFTTHGDVFPIHGATMDPHGESNGKRSFPSEERSKPNPEWNHYRIEANNGRLTLAVNGKVVSGGDNCNYRKGYLALESEGAPVEFRNVRIKELPSTNATPEMTAPLDQGWKALYTGVDFRGWKVPAAASAKWTTADWQIKLGAGPIGPALRTEQEYGDCEVIVDVNLPKGADLTQPVAGLCVRGSEKPLVQFGQGQAPIVLGADKVKAGQWYRIKATLKGNTAKVLITEAQEANPQTFEATVDMDAEGSLGLADFGKATSYANVFVRELTASEKAP, from the coding sequence ATGTTTCTGCGCCGCCATTCCATTCTCGCTCTCGCCGCATTGCCCCTTCTGGCCCTCGCTGCCAGTCCGCAGCCGGAGGAGCAGGGTTTTGTCCCCATGTTCAATGCCGATGATCTCAAAGGCTGGGTGAATGCCAACTGCGCCCCGGAGACCTGGAGCATCAAGGACGGCGTCATCGCCTGCACCGGCCTGCCCACGGGCGCGCTGCGCACGGAAAAGCAGTATGAAAACTTCATCCTTGAGGCCGAGTGGCGGCACCTCAGCGAGGCAGGGAACTCCGGCATCTTTGTCTGGGGCACCCCCATCAGCGCACCCGGTGTGCCTTTCCTTCGCGGCATCGAGGTCCAGGTCCTGGATCACGGCTACATGAAAAAAGCCGACCCTAAAAAGCCCAAGTGGTTCACCACCCATGGCGATGTCTTCCCCATCCACGGTGCCACCATGGACCCGCATGGCGAGAGCAACGGCAAACGCAGCTTTCCCAGCGAGGAGCGCAGCAAACCAAACCCCGAGTGGAACCACTACCGCATCGAGGCCAACAACGGTCGCCTCACCCTGGCCGTGAATGGCAAAGTCGTCAGCGGTGGGGATAACTGCAACTATCGCAAAGGTTACCTCGCCCTGGAATCCGAAGGGGCTCCGGTGGAATTCCGCAACGTCCGCATCAAAGAACTCCCTTCCACCAATGCTACCCCAGAAATGACCGCTCCGCTGGACCAGGGTTGGAAGGCCCTCTACACTGGTGTGGATTTCCGCGGCTGGAAAGTCCCTGCGGCGGCTTCTGCCAAGTGGACCACTGCCGATTGGCAGATCAAACTGGGCGCTGGCCCCATCGGCCCAGCCCTCCGGACCGAGCAGGAGTACGGCGACTGCGAAGTCATCGTTGATGTAAACCTCCCGAAAGGGGCCGACCTCACGCAGCCAGTCGCTGGCCTTTGCGTGCGCGGCAGTGAAAAGCCTCTGGTCCAGTTTGGCCAAGGCCAGGCCCCCATCGTCCTCGGGGCCGACAAGGTCAAAGCCGGCCAGTGGTACCGCATCAAAGCCACACTCAAAGGCAACACAGCCAAAGTCCTCATCACCGAGGCCCAAGAAGCCAACCCCCAGACCTTCGAAGCCACTGTGGACATGGACGCAGAAGGCAGCCTCGGCCTCGCCGACTTCGGCAAAGCCACCAGCTACGCCAATGTCTTTGTGCGGGAATTGACGGCATCGGAAAAGGCTCCGTAG
- a CDS encoding response regulator transcription factor has translation MNTPPNLPHRIAIVDDHTLMREGLKMFVENLEDFACAWTAPDSQEALKMLEKDVPDVLVVDITLPGRNGLELIKDVRVLNPDLPVLVVSMHDETLYAQRALKAGAKGYMMKDAPHGAFEKALRRILSGGIALSERMSETILLAFSSGASPGPDGAIHHLSDREFEVFQLIGEGRSTGQIAEILRISPKTVDVHKLKIRQKLKLTEGTSLTSFAIRWVEMRKLGKKAE, from the coding sequence ATGAATACCCCCCCCAACCTGCCCCACCGAATCGCCATCGTTGATGATCATACCCTCATGCGTGAGGGGCTGAAAATGTTTGTCGAGAACTTGGAAGACTTCGCCTGCGCGTGGACAGCCCCAGACTCCCAGGAGGCTCTGAAGATGCTTGAAAAAGACGTGCCAGACGTGCTTGTGGTGGACATCACCCTGCCGGGCCGCAACGGGCTGGAGCTCATCAAAGATGTGCGTGTGCTGAATCCAGATCTCCCGGTCCTGGTGGTCTCCATGCATGATGAGACTCTGTATGCCCAGCGTGCGCTGAAAGCGGGTGCCAAAGGCTACATGATGAAGGATGCCCCTCATGGTGCCTTTGAAAAAGCCCTCCGCCGCATTCTCTCCGGTGGCATCGCCCTCAGTGAGCGCATGTCAGAAACCATCCTTCTGGCCTTCTCTTCCGGGGCCAGCCCGGGCCCCGATGGGGCCATTCATCACCTCAGCGACCGTGAGTTCGAGGTCTTTCAGCTCATTGGTGAAGGGCGCAGCACTGGACAGATCGCGGAGATCCTGCGCATCAGCCCCAAAACCGTGGATGTGCACAAGCTGAAGATCCGCCAGAAACTGAAACTCACCGAAGGCACCTCCCTCACCTCCTTTGCCATCCGCTGGGTGGAGATGAGGAAGCTGGGCAAAAAAGCTGAGTAA